The following proteins are co-located in the Flavobacterium sp. CECT 9288 genome:
- a CDS encoding gliding motility-associated C-terminal domain-containing protein, whose product MREQYNNDDRAFRGVSEGRVTIKQSEELPEGTYYYILRYKDSAATSFEKAGYLYINR is encoded by the coding sequence TTGAGAGAGCAGTATAACAATGATGATAGAGCTTTTAGAGGCGTTTCAGAAGGAAGAGTAACCATCAAACAATCCGAAGAGTTACCAGAAGGAACGTATTATTACATCTTGAGATATAAGGACAGTGCAGCCACTAGTTTTGAAAAAGCAGGATACTTATACATCAACAGATAA
- a CDS encoding type IX secretion system membrane protein PorP/SprF, whose product MKTKLVVVMVLLLSGIVNAQQDAQFTQYMYNSININPAYAGSRQSMNIFALHRTQWVGLDGAPVTNTASINTPINDTKLGLGVSIINDRIGPSDESNLAVDFSYYINTSEDFKLSFGLKASANLLNVNFDKLNQYDPNDYSFENNIDNKFSPNIGVGLYWYSDKTYVGLSVPNLLETEHFDKYAGVGANSYIARERVNYYLTAGHVFDLDYNLKFKPAMMTKMVQGAPLQVDLSANFLFNDKFTVGAAYRWSAALSAMVGFQVSDSWFIGYAYDMETTRLANYNSGSHEIFLRYEIFKRYNKITSPRFF is encoded by the coding sequence ATGAAGACAAAATTAGTAGTAGTAATGGTACTCTTACTCTCGGGTATAGTAAATGCCCAGCAAGATGCTCAGTTTACACAGTACATGTACAATTCGATCAATATAAATCCAGCCTATGCAGGTTCGCGTCAGTCCATGAATATTTTTGCCCTACACCGCACCCAGTGGGTAGGGCTAGATGGGGCACCAGTAACTAATACTGCCTCTATTAATACTCCTATCAATGATACTAAACTAGGCCTAGGAGTATCAATCATAAATGACAGGATAGGGCCATCTGATGAGAGCAATCTAGCAGTTGATTTTTCATACTACATCAATACCTCAGAAGACTTCAAACTCTCCTTTGGATTAAAAGCCTCAGCAAATCTATTGAATGTCAATTTTGATAAGTTGAATCAGTATGATCCTAATGACTATAGTTTTGAGAATAACATAGACAATAAGTTTTCACCTAATATAGGAGTGGGACTTTATTGGTACTCAGATAAAACCTATGTGGGTCTTTCAGTTCCTAACTTGTTAGAGACAGAGCATTTTGATAAATACGCAGGAGTAGGAGCCAATTCTTATATTGCACGAGAACGCGTAAACTATTACTTAACAGCCGGTCACGTATTTGATTTAGATTATAATTTAAAATTCAAACCAGCCATGATGACTAAGATGGTTCAAGGTGCTCCACTACAAGTAGATTTATCGGCTAACTTCTTGTTTAATGACAAGTTTACAGTAGGAGCTGCTTACCGCTGGAGTGCTGCATTGAGTGCCATGGTAGGCTTTCAGGTATCAGACTCTTGGTTTATTGGGTATGCATACGATATGGAAACCACACGACTGGCTAATTACAATTCAGGGTCACATGAAATATTTCTTCGTTACGAAATATTCAAACGATATAACAAAATCACATCACCTAGATTCTTTTAA
- a CDS encoding OmpA family protein, producing MKLSAKHFGCCVVFLVSTVMGYAQKKGVAIADKNFDNYSYVDAIATYEKVAEKGYKDEKMFQKLGDSYFFIANLIKAEKWYSALFAMNPVQEAEYYYRYSQSLKAVGNYAKADKMLEQFISKSATDQRGKLFASQRDYLKDIKENSGKYEIFDAGINSPYSDYGSAYYNNTLLFASARDTGGVAKKVFKWNNESFTNLYSSQISTDGSVGKPEVFNKNINSRFHESTPVFTKDGQTMYFTRNNYLNGKKQKDSRRIILLKLYKATNENGKWVNVQELPFNSNEYSVAHPALSVDEKTLYFASDMPGTKGLSDLFKVSVNANGTYGTPENLGLPINTEARETFPFISADNKMYFASDGHPGLGGLDVFVMDLSSKTPGSTITNIGTPINSTQDDFSFVIDAENKKGFVTSNREGGLGSDDIYRFNKFPVPVCNQVLQGIIKDQDTDLVLANAKVSLFDANFNLIKEITTPSSGAYSFEVTCGTTYYLRGEKPEYETKENKIVIAKVSGATQGPLALEPRKKVIEVGTDLAKTLDIPILYFDLDKSFIRKDAAFELEKVLAVMQQYPKMTIDIRSHTDCRQTAAYNQALSDRRAKSTKAWLIKNGIAANRLTAKGYGESQLVNDCGCEPTNQSNCTEAQHQANRRSEFIVISMQ from the coding sequence ATGAAATTAAGCGCCAAACATTTCGGATGCTGTGTAGTTTTTTTAGTGTCAACAGTAATGGGGTATGCCCAAAAAAAAGGAGTTGCAATTGCGGATAAAAACTTCGATAATTATTCTTACGTTGATGCCATAGCTACCTATGAGAAAGTAGCAGAGAAAGGATATAAAGACGAGAAAATGTTTCAAAAACTGGGAGACTCCTATTTCTTTATAGCCAATTTGATCAAGGCAGAGAAATGGTATTCTGCTCTTTTTGCGATGAACCCAGTTCAAGAAGCCGAGTATTACTACAGGTATTCCCAATCGTTAAAAGCCGTAGGCAACTATGCTAAGGCCGATAAAATGCTAGAACAGTTCATTTCCAAATCAGCCACAGACCAGCGAGGGAAACTCTTTGCGAGTCAGCGTGATTACTTAAAAGACATCAAGGAAAACTCAGGGAAATATGAAATATTTGATGCCGGAATCAACTCCCCTTACTCTGATTATGGAAGCGCTTACTACAACAATACCCTACTTTTTGCATCGGCGCGCGATACAGGCGGAGTAGCTAAAAAAGTGTTCAAGTGGAACAATGAATCCTTCACTAACTTGTACAGCTCCCAGATCAGTACAGATGGTAGTGTGGGTAAACCAGAGGTGTTTAATAAAAACATCAACAGTAGGTTTCATGAGTCAACACCTGTTTTTACCAAAGATGGCCAAACCATGTACTTCACGCGTAATAATTACCTAAACGGGAAAAAGCAAAAAGACAGCAGACGTATTATATTATTAAAACTCTACAAGGCCACGAACGAAAATGGAAAATGGGTCAATGTACAAGAGCTACCTTTTAACAGTAATGAGTACAGTGTAGCGCATCCAGCGCTGAGTGTAGACGAGAAAACTTTGTATTTTGCATCAGACATGCCAGGTACCAAGGGATTGTCAGATCTTTTTAAAGTAAGCGTCAATGCTAATGGCACCTACGGGACACCAGAGAATTTAGGATTGCCTATCAACACAGAGGCAAGAGAAACCTTTCCTTTTATCTCAGCAGACAATAAAATGTACTTTGCCAGTGATGGCCACCCAGGACTAGGAGGGTTAGATGTGTTTGTGATGGATTTATCATCAAAAACTCCTGGTAGTACCATAACAAACATAGGTACACCTATAAACAGTACCCAAGATGATTTTTCATTTGTGATTGATGCAGAGAATAAAAAAGGATTTGTAACCTCTAATAGAGAGGGTGGGTTAGGATCTGATGACATCTATAGATTCAATAAATTTCCTGTTCCTGTTTGTAATCAAGTACTTCAAGGAATAATAAAGGATCAAGATACAGATTTAGTCTTGGCCAATGCCAAGGTAAGTTTGTTTGACGCGAATTTTAATTTGATTAAAGAAATCACCACTCCATCATCAGGAGCCTACAGCTTTGAGGTAACATGCGGAACCACATATTATTTACGTGGCGAAAAGCCAGAGTATGAAACCAAAGAGAATAAGATTGTAATAGCAAAAGTATCTGGAGCAACACAAGGTCCATTGGCCTTAGAGCCAAGAAAAAAAGTTATTGAAGTAGGTACAGACTTAGCTAAGACCTTGGATATTCCAATACTTTATTTTGATTTAGACAAGTCATTTATTCGAAAAGATGCGGCATTTGAGCTAGAAAAAGTATTAGCAGTGATGCAACAATACCCAAAGATGACCATCGATATTAGATCCCATACAGATTGCAGACAAACCGCAGCATACAACCAAGCACTATCTGATAGAAGAGCTAAATCAACGAAAGCATGGTTGATCAAAAACGGTATAGCTGCAAATAGATTAACAGCAAAAGGATACGGTGAATCACAACTTGTAAACGATTGCGGATGTGAACCTACGAACCAATCAAACTGTACAGAGGCACAACATCAAGCCAATAGAAGAAGTGAGTTTATTGTTATATCGATGCAATAA